CCAGGTTGGGTAGAAGGTGCGGGTTCTGGAAAACCTGCAACCCTTCTGGGTTTACCTCAACCGCAAGAGTTCCAGCGCCATTTTGAAGGTAACGCCTATCTGCTTAATTACCCGCATTACCTATGGCGTCTGAGTATTTGGCAATTGCTAGGAATTGCCTTTGCTTTGGTTTATGCCTTTATTTTAGGCTTTTGGTTAAGGTATCGGGATAGTTGGTGGGATAGCTTAAGTGCAGGAGCAACAATACTTTCACCAGGAACTCTGTTTTTAATCGGCATTGGTTTACTCAAACACCGCTATGCAGAGGCAGAAATTGGATTGTTGTTTGCTCAACCAAAAAGCAATTACCTCATATTGCTTGGATTTGTAAGTATTGTATTGCTAACTCTGCTCTTGAGTCAAATTAAAAGTAGATTAGAGACATTCCCTCGCGGGAGCTTATGGTTTTTCCTTGGGCTAGTTGCCTTTATTGGTTTAGGGTTAGTAGCAGGAGCAAATGTTGCCCTCATTCTGCTTTTTTTTGGTGGAATTATTGGTATTACCCAGGTTCGCCAACCGACATCAATCCAAAATTGGTTAACCCAAACATGGGAATCAAGAAGGGGTCAATGGTTGTTGTTGATTTTGATTGTTAGTATCGGTTTTGGATTGAGGGTTTATCACCTCGATTTTATGGACTTGGATACGGATGAAAATACTTCCTTCGACGCAACCAGAGGAATTCTTCGCACAGGCGCTCCCATTTCAACTTCTGGCATTTGGTACACTCGCGGTCCTTTCTTTCACTACCTACTAGCTTTTTGGTTGCGTCTAGTGGGAGATTCTATTGTTAATGCTAAATATTTATCTGTATTTGTAGGTACAGCCACGCTGATTTTAGTCTATATTTTTGCCCATAAAGTCACTGGAAAAGTATGGATTGCTTTGCTAGTCACAGTAGCTTTAGCTATTAACCCTTGGGAAATTTGGTATTCACGGTATATTCGGTTTTATCAGCTTTTACAATTTTTGACCATTCTGTCTTTATGGTCATTTTTCAAAGGTTTTATTGAGCAAGCCGGGAGGTGTTATCAATACATCTTTTTCATTGCTCTCACTTGTACTCTACTCACTCAAGAAATCAGCTTAACCATACTGCCAGTTTTTCTCCTTGGTTTCCTTTTCTTCTACCGTCCATTTCGGTTATTACATGATTGGCAGATTGTTTTGGGTAGCATAATGACCCTAACAATCTTTATCTACTGTCTTGGTTTTTCTTCTATCCGACTTTTGACTCCTTTACCAGCAATAGCTGATAGCACGGCTTCTTATCTTAGACTTCACTTTTTCAATATCACAGACCTGACTGCAAATTTCTTTATCGGTTCTGATAGGATACAAACAATTTATACGCTGTTCTTTTTGATGGGATGTATCTATTTTATAAAAACTCGTAATTTCCCAATAATTTTCCTGTATAGTAGTATTATTGTTCAAGTATTTATTGTTACTATTATTAGCTATCAGTCAGATGAACGTTATGTCTATGGTGTTTATCCGGTGTTCGTTTTGCTTGCTATCTACAGTGCAATTTGTATAACAGAAAGCGTAGGAAACAGATTGGAGTTGTTATTGAGTGGTTTGCTACCTTTGCGAGCGATCGCCTTGAGTCTTACTCTTATTTTATTGATTGGCAACATACAACCTACTAGAGTATTAACTGGCTATCAAGAATCTATTAACAGACGTAATGACCAAATCTTTAAATATATCCGTACTCATAAAGAAATAGGAGATGTAGTTATTTCTCCTCTCCCATCTTTATCTGTCATTTATCTAGGTCGTTTAGATTACTTCCTCATGGGAACTGGATATTTCGATGCAACTTACTGGCATGATGGTAGGTTAATTGACCGTTGGGCTGGAGGAGTAGTTGTTAGTAATTTAGACCAGTTAAATCGCGTGTTAGAAAAATCTAAGCGTGTATGGATTCATATAGAGGACACTAGAGAAGGTAGATTTCAACCTAATACTTGGCAATATATTCAAACTTTGGGTAAACCAGTCATTGATACCTTTGGGACTCGTTTGCGTCTTTGGCAACCAGAAGATGGATTGCCAAGCCGAATACCAAATGAAGGCAAAGATTTAGGAGCTTATTAAAAAGGATTTTGGATTTTGGATTTTGGATTTTGGATTATGAGAGTTAGGAGGAAGAGATTATTAATTATTAAGTTAGTTAATTAGAATGAAAACCAAAAAAATATGTTCCACTATGAAAATTAAATCAGTCGTTATTATCAAAACACTCGTCAGTATCGGTCTATTAGTATGGGTATTCACTCGGATAGATTTCAATCAAGCATGGAATCAGTTTAAACATCTCTCTTTGCCCTTTATCATCTTTGCCTTGCTCTTTTACACAGGTTGTCAATGGTTGAGTTGCTGGCGCTGGCTAGTGGTTCTCAATTCTAGCGGTCATTCAGCTCCAATGAGTAGTCTGCTTAGCAGCTATTTTGCTGGTATGTTTCTGAATATTTTTCTCCCAGGCGCTCTTGGTGGGGATGCTTATCGAGTGTATCGGGTTGCCAAACACACCAAAGACTCAGAGGTAGCACTTGTATCTGTATTTTTAGAACGATTTACAGGTTTAGCAGCTTTATCAGCTTTAGCTTTAATTGGTCTAGCTCCTGCTTTTAAACTAGTAGCACGTTGGGATATTATTCTACTCTTTCTCATCTGTGTAGGAAGCCTAGTAGGAGCAGTTTTGCTGATATCAAGTCCTCAGTTGTTGATTTGGGCGGAACCTTGGCTGATAAAGTTTCGCCTTAGCGCTATAGCTGCTCGTTTTGCCAAAATTCAAATCCTGTTACGAACATTTGCCCAACACCGCCAAGCTTTAATTGTATCAATGGGTCTTTCACTATTACTACAGTTAGCTATAGTTGCTTATCACTATTTCATAGCCCAACAACTAAAAATTCCCATTTCTTATTTACAACTTTTAGTATTTATTCCCATCATCGTGGTAGTTACTTTACTTCCTATATCTTTGGGAGGACTGGGTCTAAAAGAAGGTTTATGGGTGTATCTATTCAGTCGGGTTGGTTTGACTGCAGAACAAGCCCTACTATTATCTGTGACGATTACTGCGTTAAGTTGGCTGTTGAGTTTGCCAGGGGCTATCATTTTGCTTTTGGATTCTACGGGATTTCAATTGGTAATACAAGGGAAACAAGGAAAGTAGGTAGTAGATAAGGAGGAAATTTCGATGAAATGGTGGGTTAAAAGGCAATTATTAATAACTAAGGTACTATTGTTACCACTAACGACGATCGCAGCGATCGCAATGACAACCATCTTGACCAATGCATTGACTAAAAACAGCATTCACCAGTCGCCAATGAAGTTTGTGCAGTGCCAAAGTGAGCAATCTGAAACTTTCTTATCTGGGAAAACAGACTTTTGGTGTGAATCCAGCGATTTGATGGCGAACGTTTTTTACCGACGCTTGTCGGCTTTAGATAATGAGCTTGCACCCAGTGGCGCTAACGGTGTAAACGCCCAGTGGGAATCTAAACAGACTCAGCAATGGTACATTGAAGCACAGCGTCATGGTGAAGAATTAATCATCGGTGGGCTGATTAAAAACGATTCAAAAGCGGTTGAGGCGGGATTTAGGATGTTTGATTGGGGATTTGCCAAGCAGGCTAGTGATGGAAGTTTTTCGGGAACTGGCGATCCCTTTCATAGCACCTCTATGTTTGTGCAAGCGGTGTCTCGCACACTTCTGGTCATACAGCAATCTCCACATTCAAAACAGTACGCCGATAAGGTAGCGCATTACACACCTCTATTGCATCGTGCAGCGCGATGGATGATTTCCGACAATGCCTGGAGAAGAGGAATAAACAATAATAAACCCTACACCCATCGCCGTTATATAGTTGCCACAGCTTTGGGACTTACGGGCAAACTCACTGGTGACCAAGTACTCATTAACTACGCCCGCAAATCTATTCAGGATGGCTTATCTCTACAACGAGAAGACGGCGTTAACCCAGAAAAAGGTGGTCATGATAGCAGTTACCAGATGGTAGGTGTGGTTTATGCTCAGCGGTGGTTAACCTACTTTCCAAATGACTCACTGACGCCCAAAGTCAAAGCGATGATTGAGCGATCGCTCGATTGGGAACATACAAAAATATTCCCGACAGGCGAAATTAGCAACAAGGGCAATACTCGCACTGGTGGACAGGAAAGAGGAAGGAGTGGCAAGGTTAAAAAGGTAGACCACAGGAGTGTATACCGTGGATTTGCTTATTTGACTTGTGTTACTGGCAACAATAAATGGGAAGCGATCGCTCGGCAAGTCGCACAGTACTACTATAATCTGCCAAAGAAATCTTAAAAAAACATTAAGTATATTTACTTATCTATCTATTGGATGAAGCATGGAGATATAAAAAGCCATTAAAGAAACATGGATAATGTACACATTTTTTCCAAAGCTCCAGAATTTCAACCTAACATCCATGAAGCCAAGCTTGCGGAGCTTCTGGATTGGTGCCAACTCGTGCAAGATTATCTAAACTCCGGGCAGACTGAGGATGCAAAGTTCTTCTTGGCGCAAGCGATCGCTGACGCTAAAAGACCAGTTGACTCATCCCGGCGTGTTTCTCCTCCCTAGTTGCAACTACAGTATTGAAACGAGAGGGAATAAGACTAGCAACTGACAGTATTTTGGGAAACCTTCCCAAAACTAAATCCTCAGCTAAGGATTAACTTCGGAAGAGTGTAGGCTTGCTAAAAATGAACACTCTTAATTGAGGCAGAATACCAAGACATTGAAAAGACTGTCTATTCTTAGACAGTCTTCAAACAACTTGAGTTGCGATACCTACTTAAATAGGTAGCCCTCTTAAGAGGGCATCGCATCCTTACTTATAGCGATAATCAAGCCTCAACACAACCTCGAAAACCTCACATCACAAAACTCCTCAAGCTTTGGCTCAACTCCAACACCATTAACAGTCCTAGGGAGCTTGCAATTTCAGTTACGAGCAAGCAAATTTGCTGTGCCTTCCACTTGAATCAAAAAATGTTCATTCTCTGGAGGGAAGGAAAAAAATTATGCTACGTAGTTCCCCCGACTTCTGCCTTCTAGAGCCGCTTTAATTTCTGGAATCATGCGCTTGATTTCCAGAAGGAGTACCCCTTTATTAGAGCCGCTAGCTACCACGAACAACATAGCATCCGTACTACAGGTAGTTACGATACTTAACCCTTGATTGCTTTCAACGTAGATTTGTTCGACAAACCCCTGGTTGAACTCAGTTGCAATTGTCTCTGCTACAGTTGACATTGTGGCAGATATAGCAGATACGGTCTCCTGTTCCGCTCCTTCACTAGGTAAATGAGATGCCAGGGGCAAACCTTGTGCTGAAACAATCATGGCACCTTGAACGTTGCTCACAGAAGTCACAAAGTTTTGCAGAATTGTATTTAGTTTGTTTGTGTTAATGACCATTGTTGCAATTCTTCACCTATCTTTCCAGAAATGACTCAATCAAACCCAGCTAAAACTTTCAGGTTTTTATCACCTATTCCAGCGCGTACCAGCAGAGTTCCCCCAACTATTTCCACCATCTAGAACGCTTCTAAGTTCTGGAATGATGCGATTAATCTCCTGAAGTAAAACCCCTTGTTTGAGACCTTCAGTAGCTAGCACAAACAACACAGTACCCTCATCACAGGCGGTGAGGATGCTAAAGCCGCGATTACTTTCAACGTAGATACGTTCTACAACGCCCTGATTGAACATAGATGAGACCCGCTCAGCCATAGATGACACTGTAGCGGACATGGCTGATACTCTCTCATCTTGAACTTCATTTGATAAGTAAGATGCCAGTGGCAGACCATCTGAGGAAGTAATAACGGCACCTTGAACTTTGCTTACAGAACTCACAAAGTTTTGCAGAATTATGGATAGCTTATCAATATCAATTGCCATTGTCGAAACTCCTTATCTTTCCATCGCGAGAATCCTAAGTCATCTGATTTCAAACAGGCGTGAACTCAAATTCTGTTTGTAGACCTGCTTGTTCAGCCACTGCGATTTGCCGCCCTTGGTGACGTTTTTGCAGGATCTGATCAATAAAGCCACCGAGTATACCAAGCGTAAATGGGCACAAACGCTCTGAATTGGCGTTCTCACCACACATTTCCAATGGCTCAACTATCGTTACCCGAATAAAGCCTTCTTGTTGAGTGACTTCATCAATTACACAGAGTCGTGTTCCTTCCATGCCTAAACTTTTATTCAGTTTCTTCAGTACAGTGGTCAGATCTTGTGTTTCCGCTGTTGCTCCCAGCATAGTGGCAATTTTCTTGCCGTATGCACGACCTGCCGTACTGATAATTATTGCCGCCGCCTTTTTACCCATGTTCTCTTCTATACCGTCCAACAACGCTTTAAAGTCTATTACATTCACAAAATCCCCAAGCATGGGTCTGAGAGTATTAGAAGTTGCCATCATTTTGTTTGACATTGCCTCATTTAGTTTTTCTAGTCTAGTTTGGGTTCGAGCAAAAGCAACCGAGACGCGCGCATTTTGCACGCGTAAGTCCTATCCTTAATTCGGCAGCCCCGACCTCTCGTCTGCTATGCTGCTATGCTTCCCCACGAATTTATTTATTCGGGGGATTTAATAAAGTGCAAACTTTATTATTTGTCGATCTAATTAAATACATTCGGCTTTTAACCGTATGGCAGAGCTTATTTGGACTGGCTTTTGTATTAAAGCTTACAATATTACAGAGCTGCACCCCGCAGTATGTCTCATGCCTTTCTTCAGGAAAAATCACATCCCATCCGTTAATAATTTGGGTATTGCATGAAACAATGATGAAAAAGTCATGAGAAAAACTTCATAATGTATAAAGCTTTTTTGATGTGTCAATGATTATCATCATGGTGACTGTGTGACATCAAATCGGCAATTTAAAAATTTACACGACATTGCCCTTAATCCCCCCGATGTATTAGGGGGAAACAAGAAAAAATCGGTTCCCGGACCAATACATCAGTCTGGGTTAGGGAGGGGGAAAAAATATTTGATAGATCAATCATGACTTTTCAAACATCCTCTAAGCTGATGTCATTCAAAGTCCGACTCTCCTCAACAACTCTAGTTAATCTCTCCGCGTCACCGCGTCCTCAAGTCTCCGTGTCGGCTAGCTTTTACGACTTCTTAGTGCCATTCGGGTTATATCCCCTTAATAAATTAGTCCTTGCCTTGCGGACTTCGTTTGTATAGCCGCGATTTCCAATCGCAGGGGATTTGGTATTTAGATGTTGTGAGAAATCCAGGTCATGCGATTTAGGACGGGCATCCCTGCCCGTCCCACAAAATGGGGGATTTTGCCGCTATACTTTTATGCTCGCAGTGCGACCTCAGTTTCCACTGATTCTTGGGAAAGAGTTGTAGGAACGTGTTCTATTTCCACTTGCACCCATTCAGAGTATACATCTTCCACAAATCTGCTGCGCTCGGGGCTTCCGTTAACGATCTCTCGGACTTTTAGAGTTGTTACGTAAACTCCATGTAGGACTTCATGTCCGTAACCAACGACTTGACCAACTAGCCCAGTGATTTGATGGCGTGCATAGTCTCCAATCTCTAACATTGTCATGACTCCCTGACTAGATAGACTTAACGATTTGTTTTTACTTTTGGTACAGAATATCAGCTATCGGTTGAACAGTTATCATTTGAGGCAGTGAAATGATTGCGGCTTCCTTCATAAATTTATTAAGGAATGCTGGTTCAAGTGATAACTGAGCGTTAATTAAGCAACAACCTGAGGTGTTCTCGCTTGTGTGGTTACAACTTCAGGCAACAGATGAGTATAAAGATGAGTTAATCTGGAGGCAACACTTTGCCAGCTGAAAGCAATTTCTACACGCTGTCTACCCGCTTCACCAAGCCGATCCCGCCATTCTGGATTGGTTAGAATGCGGTCAATAGCTAGGGCAAAAGCATCTTCATCTTTGGGAGGAGCAAGCAATCCTGTCACCTCAGGTACCACTGTAAATTGCAATCCACCTACATCACTTGCCACCACTGGAGTTCGGCTAGCCATCGCTTCAATGGTCACTAAACCGAAAGGTTCGTAGTGACTGGGGACTACACACACATCAGCAGCAGCGTAGTAAGAGGGTAGAACAGTCTCATCAAGCCGACCTGGAAAGGCTGTGCAATTGTCTAATCCAAGTTCAGATACAATGCTGGCAATGCGATCGCGCTCGATGCCATCACTATAACCGGGACGGCTACCACCCCCAATAATTAACTGTAGGTTAGCCACAGAGTGCAAACTCGACTTTGCAAAAGCTCTGACAAGTGTTTCAATGCCCTTACGTTTATCAAAGCGACCAACGTAGAGCACCACCTTCGCATCAGGAGCAATGCCCAATGCTTGACGTGCTGTAGCCCGTTGAATCGATCCAAATTTATCAATATCCGTACCGCAAGGAATGACTTCTATGCGTCCAAGAGTGGAAACTAGCTTCCGCATATGTTCCTGTTCTTGAGGACTGGTAGCAACAACTCGCTCTACGTTCTCCAGACAATTTTTTTCAACATCCAGTCGGATACTAGCTATTGCTGGTAGGTCAGAAACAGTGCTGTACTTCACCGCTCCTAAGGAATGGTATGTATGCACTTGAATCAATGGTTGGCGCTTTTTCAGTTCCATACCCACCCAGGAAGACAACCAATAGTGAGTGTGAACAAGAGGATACTGAAAACCTTGCTTCTGCTGGAATGCTTGAAACTCTGCGATAAATTCAGGTAGATGCTCCAGTAGGCTATCCCGACCTATAAACTCCATTGGACCTGCCGTCAACCGAATTGTTCGACAGTTAGTTCCATGTTGTATAATAGCAGCCTGCTCGGAACTACTGCGGCGAGTGAACATATCCACCTGCCAACCTTCCTGAGCTAACGCATAACCTACCTGACGGACATAGACGTTTTGTCCGCCAGCCTCTTCTTGTCCTATTTCTGCAGCCGGATCTCCATCCACAGAAATCAAAGCGATGCGATGTTTTTTTGTCAGTAGCATAGTTAAACTTCACCACATGGCAATCTATCCTGCCTCAGATACCTAAGTTGAGGTAGTGTGACTCCTCCCCAAAGCTAAGGGCAGGTACAACGAAGCGCACAGATACCAGCCAAGGATACCGACGAGAACAAGGCATTACTTGTTAAGAATGCTGCTCGTTCAGTCTCTTCTCAATGCCGACGAAGTTAGCTGACGGGCTAGGACTGAGAGATGTCCCTCTTTCGTAAGGATTCAGTAGGTCGGATGAAGTGTGAAAGGCAAGTTCTCATTTATCCTCGATACTTGATTCCTTATCCTTTTAAAAGATTAGCCCCAAGGTTGGTTCCTCCGCTCCAGGCTTACCTCAGGGAACACTGTGTCTAAGGCAAACCGTGAATTAGGCAGACTGATTTAGATATGTTAAGAATCTAACGCGTAACCACCGTCTAAGTCAACCTTTTTTAAGAATGACTTCCTCTAGCAACAAGCATTGCTATACTCCAAACCGTTTTATTGCAAGCTGTATAATTCTGAATATAACTGTTTAACAAGGCTAGCTTGGTACAACAAGTTATACATAAACGATCATTAAGTACAACTACCATCTAAGATATATCCCTCGTAGAAATAAATTGCAAACGCTTAACATAAGTTAGCATAGGTATATATTATTTTTATAAATAAAATTATATGAATTACTTTCTCATCCGTTTTGTTGTAGCAAACATTCAAATTTTTCTATCTTTAGGGAGAGACTCAAAAAAGGGAGTAGGGAGTAAGGAGTAGGTATCGAAGGTTAAGAAATTAGAATTACCCAATCCCTAACCCGCTAGAGCGTCAGTCCACTAATCCCAAAAACCCGGTTTCTTCGAGTTGAGCAAACGAGATATCAAGCTTTCTAAGAGAGAGAAACCGGGTTTTTTGCCCCCTTTTGAAATACTGTACCGACGCTCTGGTTTCCAAACCCTAAACCTGAATGCGAACCTTATGGAAGCGATTTCCGATCGCAAGCCCTTCCGAGTCTTCAAACTCCAGTATTTGTCCAGTGCAAGTCACTTCTTTATCATCAACCCAAGCTTGTTGTGGTTTGATTCCATGTAGATGCAGGCTGACTGATATAAAGGCGAAAGGATATTTCCCTTCTTCTGTCCAAGTGATTTCTAGATTGTTCTCAGAACGTGTCATACAAAACTTATCCAGCCTTGATTCTCCATAGCCATCACCTGCATCAGAGTAGAGAAGAGTCTCACTGTTTCCTTCTACAGGCGGGTAAATATGAAGAATTAGTTGCTTTTTTTCCTCCATTGGTAAAATACTTCCTGCTAAAACCAACAGGGGAATTTGCTCTAGGGGTGCTTCAATTGTGACTTGTTGGGAACCTTTCAGAACTGCATCATTCCAAAAATTATACCAATGACCTTTGGGTAAAATAACCTGTCGCGATCGCGCCCTTTCTTCCACAATCGGACAAACGAGTAATGCATCACCCAAGAAGAAAGCATCTTCCACAGACCAGAGTGCAGGTTCATCTGTTGCAGACCAAAAAACAGGACGCACGGGAGGATAACCTTTTTGTGTGGCTTCCCAAGACAAGGTATAGAAATAGGGAAGCAATCGGTAACGAAGTTCTAAAAATTGCCGAATAATACTTAAATAAGGTTCCCCATAAGTCCAAGGTGTGCGGTGTTCCACATTATTAGAAGAGTGGGTGCGGTAGAACGTGAAAAAGGTAGCCATTTGGAACCATCGCAAGTAAAGTTCAGCACTAGGATTACCCTGAAAACCACCGATATCAGGTCCACTGTAGGGAATACCAGAAAGCCCCAAACCTACTACTGTTGCTATAGTTGTACGCAAGGCAACCCAGGTACACTCTACATCACCCGTCCAAGTCCAGGCGTAGCGTTGAAGACCAGCCCATCCTGCACGAGAAACAAGAAAAGGGCGTTGTTGGGGATGGTATTGACACAGACTGTCGTATGCTGCTTTTGCCTGTAGTAACCCGTAGACATTGTGCGCTTCGCGATGATCCCCGCCCCTGCCTTCCATATAATGCTGCGTTACCTTAGGAAGTGAGCGATCGCCCCAAGCAATAAAAGCAGCTGGTTCATTCATATCATGCCAGAAACCTGCAACTCCCACATCTAGCAGATACTGATATTGCCGACTCCACCATCCACGAACCTTAGGGTTAGTAAAATCTGGGAATACACACCAACCAGGCCAAACAGGTGCAACAACAAGTTTACCATTGGGGAGTTTGCAAAAGCCATCCAGTATTTGACCTTCTAGAAATAAATTACTGTGACGGCTGTACTTAATCCCTGGATTGAGAATTGCAATAAACTGCACCCCAAGTTCTTTGAGTTCTTGTGTAAAACTTCCTAATTTAGGAAAGCGATCGGGATCGATAGTAAATGCTCTGTTACCAACTTGACAATCGATATCTAAATGAATAGCACTTAAAGGTAAATTGCGATCTTGAAATGCTTGGGCTTCTTCTCGGATCTTTTCTTCTGTACGATATCCCCATTTAGATTGGTGATAACCCAAAGCCCAAAGAGGAGGTAAAGCTGCGCGTCCAGTTAACTCTGTATAGCGTTCTAAAAGTTGAGCGGGTACGCCATAAGTAAAATAATAACGCAGCGATCCCCCTTCAAAATCAGCAACAGCAGTTTCCCCAAAGGTAAAATTAGCATCAAAAGAGTTTTCATAAAAAATCAAATAACTGCCAGAAGAATATAAGCTCAAATACACGGGAATACACAAATACATTGGATCTGAACCAGGACCATACATACCTGCAGCATCATAGTTCCACATCCGATATGTTTTTGGTTGTTGTTTCTCATCTTTAGCAGCACGTAAGTTAAGAGAAGAAAACCTTTCCCCAAGCCCATATATTTGTTCTTCTTGTCGCAGTTTTGCTTGATGTAACCATCCTTCACTTTTACG
This genomic interval from Scytonema hofmannii PCC 7110 contains the following:
- a CDS encoding glycoside hydrolase family 31 protein, which encodes MMNSLKEIHLKIKFFWGSLFYFKYTPHALLYSRKRDNIERKFFKRSTEKGFNQPGKIIRTELTERGANFYFELAELQICFLTEDFVRVDWKPGIPPISYAIVQQDWQEVKTQLEEIENGFSISSAKLKVFVQEDGSLKFCDSSGQTLREELPPSRKSEGWLHQAKLRQEEQIYGLGERFSSLNLRAAKDEKQQPKTYRMWNYDAAGMYGPGSDPMYLCIPVYLSLYSSGSYLIFYENSFDANFTFGETAVADFEGGSLRYYFTYGVPAQLLERYTELTGRAALPPLWALGYHQSKWGYRTEEKIREEAQAFQDRNLPLSAIHLDIDCQVGNRAFTIDPDRFPKLGSFTQELKELGVQFIAILNPGIKYSRHSNLFLEGQILDGFCKLPNGKLVVAPVWPGWCVFPDFTNPKVRGWWSRQYQYLLDVGVAGFWHDMNEPAAFIAWGDRSLPKVTQHYMEGRGGDHREAHNVYGLLQAKAAYDSLCQYHPQQRPFLVSRAGWAGLQRYAWTWTGDVECTWVALRTTIATVVGLGLSGIPYSGPDIGGFQGNPSAELYLRWFQMATFFTFYRTHSSNNVEHRTPWTYGEPYLSIIRQFLELRYRLLPYFYTLSWEATQKGYPPVRPVFWSATDEPALWSVEDAFFLGDALLVCPIVEERARSRQVILPKGHWYNFWNDAVLKGSQQVTIEAPLEQIPLLVLAGSILPMEEKKQLILHIYPPVEGNSETLLYSDAGDGYGESRLDKFCMTRSENNLEITWTEEGKYPFAFISVSLHLHGIKPQQAWVDDKEVTCTGQILEFEDSEGLAIGNRFHKVRIQV
- a CDS encoding lysylphosphatidylglycerol synthase transmembrane domain-containing protein, translating into MKIKSVVIIKTLVSIGLLVWVFTRIDFNQAWNQFKHLSLPFIIFALLFYTGCQWLSCWRWLVVLNSSGHSAPMSSLLSSYFAGMFLNIFLPGALGGDAYRVYRVAKHTKDSEVALVSVFLERFTGLAALSALALIGLAPAFKLVARWDIILLFLICVGSLVGAVLLISSPQLLIWAEPWLIKFRLSAIAARFAKIQILLRTFAQHRQALIVSMGLSLLLQLAIVAYHYFIAQQLKIPISYLQLLVFIPIIVVVTLLPISLGGLGLKEGLWVYLFSRVGLTAEQALLLSVTITALSWLLSLPGAIILLLDSTGFQLVIQGKQGK
- a CDS encoding roadblock/LC7 domain-containing protein, with protein sequence MVINTNKLNTILQNFVTSVSNVQGAMIVSAQGLPLASHLPSEGAEQETVSAISATMSTVAETIATEFNQGFVEQIYVESNQGLSIVTTCSTDAMLFVVASGSNKGVLLLEIKRMIPEIKAALEGRSRGNYVA
- a CDS encoding glycosyltransferase family 39 protein — protein: MNRLERWLPLGLLLTLGLLLGMLGFSLWEKIPSPVERVIWSQQAQWIAPQTPTYRFYARHTFSLPDRAQAGWVAVSADNDFTLYVNGWRVARENSVLNSSLGLNAGVKIPPFQDFNDSNRYRIQAANYLLGSSQDWKLTTYVDLTSYLRPGKNVIGLEIQKGQTNPRVVVEGAVYPIADGKPILITTGVASWQVANLSETYRSLQWFDVDFSDVNWLEAKMLGSVKEATYSRLSKNLFDRPLQGNWITGNHSSKGEVWLTGGWRMPKTQISHAYIRFAGRGEYSLLLNGALVNHYKTEDGKQLHLLEVTKLLQPDNNILAVRLAHPLEARLTNGSVDFFLDAWAETEKGEIIGAIATDNTWKTLTERVPGWVEGAGSGKPATLLGLPQPQEFQRHFEGNAYLLNYPHYLWRLSIWQLLGIAFALVYAFILGFWLRYRDSWWDSLSAGATILSPGTLFLIGIGLLKHRYAEAEIGLLFAQPKSNYLILLGFVSIVLLTLLLSQIKSRLETFPRGSLWFFLGLVAFIGLGLVAGANVALILLFFGGIIGITQVRQPTSIQNWLTQTWESRRGQWLLLILIVSIGFGLRVYHLDFMDLDTDENTSFDATRGILRTGAPISTSGIWYTRGPFFHYLLAFWLRLVGDSIVNAKYLSVFVGTATLILVYIFAHKVTGKVWIALLVTVALAINPWEIWYSRYIRFYQLLQFLTILSLWSFFKGFIEQAGRCYQYIFFIALTCTLLTQEISLTILPVFLLGFLFFYRPFRLLHDWQIVLGSIMTLTIFIYCLGFSSIRLLTPLPAIADSTASYLRLHFFNITDLTANFFIGSDRIQTIYTLFFLMGCIYFIKTRNFPIIFLYSSIIVQVFIVTIISYQSDERYVYGVYPVFVLLAIYSAICITESVGNRLELLLSGLLPLRAIALSLTLILLIGNIQPTRVLTGYQESINRRNDQIFKYIRTHKEIGDVVISPLPSLSVIYLGRLDYFLMGTGYFDATYWHDGRLIDRWAGGVVVSNLDQLNRVLEKSKRVWIHIEDTREGRFQPNTWQYIQTLGKPVIDTFGTRLRLWQPEDGLPSRIPNEGKDLGAY
- a CDS encoding glycosyltransferase; this encodes MLLTKKHRIALISVDGDPAAEIGQEEAGGQNVYVRQVGYALAQEGWQVDMFTRRSSSEQAAIIQHGTNCRTIRLTAGPMEFIGRDSLLEHLPEFIAEFQAFQQKQGFQYPLVHTHYWLSSWVGMELKKRQPLIQVHTYHSLGAVKYSTVSDLPAIASIRLDVEKNCLENVERVVATSPQEQEHMRKLVSTLGRIEVIPCGTDIDKFGSIQRATARQALGIAPDAKVVLYVGRFDKRKGIETLVRAFAKSSLHSVANLQLIIGGGSRPGYSDGIERDRIASIVSELGLDNCTAFPGRLDETVLPSYYAAADVCVVPSHYEPFGLVTIEAMASRTPVVASDVGGLQFTVVPEVTGLLAPPKDEDAFALAIDRILTNPEWRDRLGEAGRQRVEIAFSWQSVASRLTHLYTHLLPEVVTTQARTPQVVA
- a CDS encoding roadblock/LC7 domain-containing protein, which codes for MAIDIDKLSIILQNFVSSVSKVQGAVITSSDGLPLASYLSNEVQDERVSAMSATVSSMAERVSSMFNQGVVERIYVESNRGFSILTACDEGTVLFVLATEGLKQGVLLQEINRIIPELRSVLDGGNSWGNSAGTRWNR